The nucleotide window GAATGATGCAGCAGATTCTAATTAACGCTTAGGCTGTTGAAAAAGGTCCATCCGACGGCGTTGTCGGATCATCTCCTCGCTCCGACGTGCATGAAGCACGCCTGCGCTGCGGGGATGAACCTCCGCGTGGATCGCTCTGCGATCCCCTTCGGGTGACGGCTGAACCTTTTTGAACAGCCTGCTATCATTGTTTGAGTTTTTAAGGGCAGGATGCCCGGAGTTGATTGTGAAGTTTAAGTTTCCTCTTCAAAAAGTTTTAGAACATCGCAAGCTCAAGGAAAACTTGGCGCAGAAGGACTTTCAAGAGGTCGTTACCCAGCTCAATGAGCAACAAGCCGTGCTCGACAAAATGTACCAAGACGTTCAGGACGCTCACAATCGTGCCGGAGAGCTCACTCAGATGGGCGGAGCCCAAGGTCCAGCCCTTTCGCAGATTCATGAATACCTCAAAGGACAGAAAATCCGTATTGCCTATCAAGTCGTTAAGGTTCAAGAGGTCGAGAAATTGGTCGAGGCCAAGAGAGAGCTTTTGCGACAAGCCGCTCTAGACTATAAAATTATGGAGAAGATGAAGGAAAATAAGTTCGAGGCCTATAAAGCTGAGCGTATTTCCCAAGATCAGAAAGAAATGGATGAGCAGGCTATCCTGCGCTTCAAAGCTGTGAAGGAATCTTGAGTCGATGAAAAGCGGATACGATCAATTCTTTAAAAATGCTCGCAAGGTCGCCGACGAAAATGGTGGAGTTAAATTCCATAAGAATCCCTCCGCGCCACGTTTGCATCTTGATTTGGCATCTGAAGATATTGAACAACAGATCCGTCGTCGCATGAAGATGACCGCTCCAAAGAAGAAGAAGAGAACAAAAGTACCTTGGAAAATGATGGGTGTTTCCTTCATTGGTTTGTTGGTGGCTCTTTGGGGATTCCAGAACCATGACGAAGTTGAACGTCTTGTAAAGCGTGTTGAATTTCAAATGACTGGTGAGGCTGTCGCAGAAAATACTCCAGCAAAGCCAGAGGCCGCGGTAAAAGAAAAAACGGCGGATGGAAAAGAAGAACGCGATCCTGCTGCTGAACCGAAAACTTCTGCTGCTATGACCGCAGAGGATCTTGATCATCTGACGAAATTGAATGATCGCAAAAAAGAACTGGATGCCCGCGAAGAAGAGCTCGCACGCCAGGAAACTGAACTGCAAACTCAAAAAGTGGAACTTGATAAACGCCTCAAAGAACTTGAAGAGATGAGAGGTAAGATCTCGTCAATGTTGGAAGAGCGGGTCAAGGCTGATGACCAGAAGATCGATACCTTGGTACAGATGTACTCGAATATGAAGGCACCCCAAGCGGCTAAAGTCTTTGAGACGATGGACGAGGATTTGGTGGTTGAGCTACTTGGTCGTATGAAAAAGAAAAATGCTGCTGATATCATGAATTTATTGAAACCTGAAAAAGCTCAGATCATTTCTGAGAAGTATGCGGGTTACAAACGACGTTAGCAGTTCGATAAAATACAAATACTTTTTGTCCATGGAAGGAGGAAGTTTTGTTAGCAAATATAGTCGGCCCCCCAATGGTGGGTGCGACCGATTTGAGGTCTTCGCCGGATAAGGCGATAGAAAAAAACCTCAAAGGTTCCAGCTCCGAGTCTTCGTTCGGAAAAGCCCTGCAGGATAAAATATCCGTAGGAGCTCAGAAAGAAACGAAAGATTTACCAAGGCAGGAAGTCAGAGCAAAAGATTCAGCCCGAGATTCAAAAGAATCGAACTCTCGGAAAGAGGATAAAGCTCAGAAGCCTGAAGACAGAGCGGAACAAAAGGTTGCAAAGCCAGATGGGACTTTAAAGAAAAAGTCGGCAAATCGACAACAGGCCATTAAAGAATTCATGGACTCCTTCGAGAGTGAATTTGAGATCCCTCCCACGCGACTCGTGGAAGCGATGGCCCAGCTGGACGACAGCCAACTTAAAGAATCCCCAGAAGCAACAGCAGATGCTGTGGTTGATAAATTAGGCCTTGATGATGCGCAAGCTGATAAAGCTCGCGCAATGTACGCGGCACTTTTGACTCAACTGCAACAAACGCCACAATCTCCAAAGGCTCCCCCAGAAATGGCGGCGGGTCTTGGCATGTCGTCTTCACAGAACATGCAGATGCGTGTGGCTGCAGCTCAGGAAAAACAAAATGCCTTGGGGACCTCGTTAGAGAGCTTCAATAAAAAGTTTTGGATGAAGCCTGAGGCTGCCGCAGAACAAACTGCAATGCCAACTCTTGATGGCAACTTGGCGCAAAGAATGAGCATGGATGATGGCGAAGAGGGCATGGATTTGACCGATTCAGCTATGGATTCAGAAGTGCCAGGAAGTGCAATGCCGGAAGCTCCGCAGATGAAAATGCCGGAATTGCCGCCGCACTTGCAGGGGCAAATGAAGGATGCCATGTCACCAGCCCTTCTTGCGGCTTTGGCTGCCAAGAAAGCCGCAGCCTCTCAGCAGGCAGCAGCAGCCGGTGGTGAGGCGGAGGATGCGCCAGAGTTGAGCGAAGAGTTCATGCAGGCATTGGAAGCTCCTCGTATGGAGAAGCCTCTTCAGGGCCCTCAAATGAATAACATTCAAGGCAAGGCCGCGGCTCAAGAATTCTTCCAAAATGAATCTCAAGGTCAGTCTTTGATGCAAAACTCAAAAGAGTTCATGCAGCAGGGAATGGGGCAGGAGAAGGAAGCTGCAAAAGGCAAACTGACCGCAAAATCTGCAGAGTTCAAATCCACGATGACAGGATTGGAGGGACTTCAAGCGCAGCCTTTGAAAGGTGAAGCTTTGAAATTCGATCCAATGACGCCTATGGCGCCGGTAGCTCCAGGGCAAGTCGCGGGAGAGAAAAACGAAGCGGCCGTGAAGCAGTTGATGAATCAAGCACAATACTTGATCAAAAACGGTGGCGGTGAAGTGAAAGTCGAAATGACCCCAGAGGGCATGGGAACGATTCACCTCAAAGTCATGCTTCAAGATGGCAAAGTGAATTTGCAGATGTCGGCGGATACTCAGGAAGCTAAGAAGACTATCGAGTCTAGTCTAGCTGAACTGAAAACCAGTCTTGCTGCTCACAAGCTATCAATGGAAAATGTAAAGGTTGATGTAGTGAATTCTACGTCGACGGATACCGCGACTCAAAACCAGCCGAACATGAATGGACAAGGCCAAAACAATAAAGAGGCTCGTCAATTCTGGAACCAATTTAATGATAATTTTGGTAACCAGGGACGCAGAGAATCTTTTGGCGAATTCCAAAACATCAAAGGCTATGGTGGAAAAAGTCGTGATCCATTGCAACCGATCGACAGCGCCGGAGCGAAAACCGCTTCGCGAGCAGTTGAAGGTAAGGGCAGCGGCTTAAATCTTGTAGCATAAACAACTTCGACTGAAAAGTTGAAGCGGTAGAGGGAGAATGACATGACAATGGTGAACGCTAAATTGGGAGTGAATGCATTCGGTGCGACGGCAACGAAAGCTGAAAGTGTGAACTCGGCTGCGAGTACATTCAGTGCCCAAGACAAAGCAAAAACCGGCGAAGAAGATATTGGCTCGGTGGCCAATAAGCTTTCTGATCCCAATTGGATCGATCCTTCGAAGAAAGTTCGTGCGACGGGAAATCCAAGTTTGGATAAAGATGCATTCTTTAAATTGATGCTTGCACAGATGAAGAATCAAGATCCTACAAATCCAATGAAGAGTCATGAGATGGCAGCGCAGCTTGCGAACTTCTCATCTCTCGAGCAAATGCAGAACATGAATAAGACACTTGAGGAATTGAAGAATGCACAGAAGCCTTCAGAAAATTTCCAAGCGTTAAATCTCATCGGAAAAGCAGTTGCCGGTGACTCATCAAAAGTTGTTCGTGGCTTGAATGATAAAGATCATGATTTCCGCTTCTCATTGCCAATGGATGCAAGTGAAGTCTCTGTGAAAGTGCGCGATGGCGACGGAACTGTTGTGCGTTCGTATAATCTCAAAGGCCTCAAGCAAGGTGAGAACAAGCTCACTTGGAATGGTGAAGATGAAAGAGGAGTGAAAGCGCCAGTGGGTGAATATCAATTCATCGCTGAAGGCAAAACTTCTGACGGAAAAAAGATGGGAATCAAAACTGACTTCGACGGAGTGATCACAGGCGTGAGCTATTCTGCTGAAGGCCCTGTTTTGAACGTTGGAAATCAGGCGATTCGTTTCAGAGACGTAAAAAAGATCACAGACCCACGTCTTATGAGGAACGACCAGAATGTAAATGATGTTACTAACCTAGACTTGAAAAAGGATGATGTCACAGGACAAACTAAAAAAGAGGGGAACGTAGAGTCACAAAAGACTTCCACTGAACCGGCTCCTGTAGCAAAATCTAAGATCATGGATACTGTGGGTTTGTCCCGCGACATGATGGAGAAGATCGCTAAGGAGACGATAAAGTAAGATGGTTGACTTAAAGAAGATACAGACACTCGATCAACTCATCCCGCAGCAGCCAGGTAAGGTTAAACAACCGGCCCTGGATGGAACGGGACCCTCCTTCAAGGAGACTCTGGATAACCTCGGAGGCATGAAGCCTCAGAACGTTGGACAGATTAATCCTCAAGGCTTGGTGAAGCCTGCAGATGGAGTAAAGTTTTCGAATCACGCAATTGAGCGGATGAAAACTCGGGGCATTAGTTACAGCCCAGAGGATATCACGAAGCTGAGTGACGCGATTTCGAGAGCAGCGGCGAAAGGTTCCAAGGATTCATTAGTGTTAATGAATGACTCGGCACTGATTGTCAGCGTGAAGAATAACACTGTGGTGACAGTGATGGACAAGAACGCACTCAAAGAGAATGTGTTCACGAACATCGACAGCACGGTAGTACTCTAAGGCACGCAAATATACTGTGAAGCTGTCCCGAAGAGACAGATAAGCGGATGGTTAGAAAAATTAAATAATTGGGCTGGTCCTCGCAGAGGAGGCCCTCCAAACGACGGATTCCGATTGAAGACGTCAACGACATGGAGGTCACATGGGTATTCTTTCTTCATTGTACACGGGTGTGTCTGGTATGACTGCTCAGGGCGAAGCCCTTGGAGTAATCGGTGATAATATCGCCAATGCCAACACTATCGGTTTCAAAGCAAGCCGCGCAGAATTCCAGGACATTATCTCAAAAAGCTTAAAAGGCGTTCTTGGTGGTAACCAAATCGGCCGTGGTGTGAAGATCGGTGCTGTAAACCCTATTCTTACTCAAGGTAACGTTGACGCGACTGAAAAAGTAACTGACTTGGCAATCTCAGGTGACGGTTACTTCAAAGTTAAAGGTTCAGACGGTGAATCTTATACTCGTGATGGTTCTTTCCATTTTGACCGTGAAGGTTTCTTGGTAACGAACGATAACCAAAAAGTTCAAGGTTTCTCAACAGACGATAAAGGTAATATCCTTAACAAAATGTCTGACATCAAGTTCCCACGCGCTTTGATTCCAGCGAAAGCTTCGAAAGAAGTGAAGTTGGATCTGAACTTGGATTCACGCATGGAAGCTACTAAGAAATTCGATATCAAAGATCCATATTCAACTTCTCACTACTCTACAGGTGTTGAGGTTTATGACTCTCAAGGTAACAAACATTTGCTCAGCATGTTCTTCAATAAGACGGCTGATAGACAATGGGAATACAAAGGCGTTGTAGACGGTAAGGAAGTGACTGGCGGTACTGATGGCGCATTGTCTGAAGTATGTGCTGGTAAGTTGGAATTTACAGTTGATGGTAAACTGAACAAACAGACGATGACATCTTCTAACTTCAACTTCAAGGGTGGCGCTCTTCAAGACCAACAAATCAAAATCAACTTCGGTGATGCTATCGCTGATGGTGGTAAAGGTTTGGACGGTACTAAACAGTACGGTAAAAACTCTGACCTTATCTCTTGGCACCAAGATGGAGCTTCTGCAGGTACAATCACGAGCTTGTCATTCAATGACGAAGGTATCTTGACTGCAGTTTACTCTAACGGACAAGCACAAGACTTGGCACAGATCGCTCTGGCGAAGTTCGAAAATCCGGAAGCAATGTTCAAGGTTGGTAACAACCGCTTGAAAGAATCCAGAGACTCTGGATCCGCTTCAGTGGGTGCTCCAGGTGCAGCAGGCCGTGGTAAATTGTTCGCGAAGTCTCTTGAGAGATCTACAGTGGATCTGGCGACAGAGTTCGTAAACATGATCCAAAATCAACGTGGTTTCCAAGCCAATGCGAAGACAATCACGACAACGGATGAACTTCTTAACGAAGTAATTCAGTTGAAACGATAAGATATCCATAAGTTATTGAAATTTTTAAGCTCTAGCCTGGCTAGAGTGACAAGGTTCTTGCGGCTCCCGCCGCGAGAGCTTTGATAGAATCCTAAAATTGGTCCACCTAAACCATGTCGTTAAACAGGCTCTCTGACCCGGAGCCTGTTTTTTTCGTTTTAAACAGAAGTTTATTTTGTCGAAACCCTAATTTCCTATTTTTTGCAATAGTGTTTCGTATTGGTTCTGATTTCTTCTTCGCAATCTTCCTGTCTGAGGCGATTAAATGTCTGTAATAATGGGAGAATCATTAATATTGGGGCTTTTGTTTAGAAACAAAGCTGATATAAACTGGGCCCAGATTTAACAATCCGTAACAAAGGTGACTCTCGATGAGATGCTTAGTAGTTGAAGACGATAACGAAATTGCAACGATCGTGAAACAGGGCTTAGGGGAGCTCGAAGGGGATGTGGAAGTTGAATCCAACGGACGCCGCGCCTACGAAAGAGCCCTAACAAATAATTACGATATTATTGTATTGGATCTTATGCTTCCAGAGATGGACGGTTACACTTTCGCAAAATCATTGCGCGAGAAAGAAATCAATACACCCATTCTTATCTTAAGTGCCCTCCGTGAATTGGACGATCGCCTTAAAGGCTTGAGTATGGGTGGCGATGACTATCTGACAAAACCTTTCGCGATGGCAGAGTTGCAAATTCGCGTGAAAAATCTTTTGAAGCGTGCTCAAAAAGCTTCCGAAGTAACTCAATTGACATTCCAAGATTTGAAATTGAACCGTTTGAATCGCGATGTGGTTCGTGCGGGTAGAAAATTGGATCTTCAGGAAAGAGAATTCGTTCTATTGGATCTCTTTATGAGCAATCCAAACAAAATCATCGGTAAGCAAACTATACTAAAAGAAGTTTGGAATTATGATTTTGATCCGCAGACAAATGTGGTAGACGTATTGGTATGCCGTTTAAGAAACAAATTGGAAAAAGACTTCCCTACACGCCTAATCTATACAGTCAGAGGTGTAGGCTATGTTCTTAAGTCGTCTTAAGCCGACGCTCTTTCGAATCAGCACCAAGTTGACGTTTGCGTACTCCTTGGTGTTGATCCTCAGCTCGACGCTGATCTTCAGTTATCTGTATTTTCAAATTACGCACGCTCTTCAAGATCAAGAGCGTGTGATTCTTCAAAGTAAACTCGAAGAATATAGCAACCGCATCGAGATTCGTGGTCTCAAAGACTTCAGCGAATACTTTATGTACGTCCCGAACTATGATCGTGATGCGGCTTTGCTGATTGGTGTCTTTTCACCCAAGAATGAGACCATTTTCTTTCACGAACCCTTTCCCAGCTTTAAAGTTGATATGGAGCTGCTCAAGACGGAGCTGAATCAGCACCGTGCTCGCAGTTTTGATTTTTCATTGCCCGAAATTTCCGGCAATGAGGCGGTTCTGGTTTTGGGTCGTACTTTAAAGAACGGCACTCGCCTGGTTGTTGCCAAGAGCACCGAAGGTTTGGGTGTTCAGCTTAGAAATCTTCAGAAAATCTTCTGGTGGTCCTTGGTTCCGGTCGCACTGATTGGTTTCCTTGGGGGCCTCTTCCTTTCGAACTCCACTTTGAGTCCCGTGCGGGAAGTTATCAACTCGATGAAAAAGATCGAGGCGGGGGCATTTTCCACCCGTGTTCCTCTGGGTGATAACGAAGATGAGCTGGAAGAGCTCAAAGTTCTGTTCAATAAGATGCTCGATAAGATTGAGAATCTTGTAAATGGTTTGCGCGATGCCTTTGACCATTTGGCTCATGATATTCGAACTCCCGTTACGCGTCTTCGTGGTCGGGCCGAAATTGCCCTGACTAGCGAGGGCGATGTGGAGTCTTACCGAGAAGCTCTGCAGAGTTGCTTCGAAAATTCAGATAAGATTTTGAATTTCTTGCAAGTTCTGACGGATATCACCGAAGCGGAAAATCGCAGTCGTAAATTGAGACTTGAAAAGAAATTCATCAGCGAGCTCGTTCGCGAAATGATGAGTCTTTATGAAATGGCTTTTGAGGAAAAAGACATCAAGGTTGTGCAGAAACTGGATACCCACGATTGGGCCATGGTGGATGCGCGCTTGATCAGTCGTGTGATCGCCAATCTTTTGGATAATGCTCACAAGTACACACCAGCAGGTGGCACCGTCACCATCGAAACTGTGAATCAGACCGAAAATGTCATTCTAAGAGTGACAGACACCGGTCCTGGTATCGCCGCTGACGAACACGCTATGATCTGGCAAAAACTTTATCGCATCGACAAGTCCCGCTCTGAATATGGAATGGGCCTTGGCCTAACTTTCGTCAAAGCGGTTGTTGAAGCCCATGACGGAAAAGTCTCCGTCAGATCTCCAGTCCACGACGGTCACGGTACCGAATTCGAAGTCACTCTTCAGAAGATGGCCTAATCAAGGATGTTTGCTAAATGCGGGGATTTGCTGAAAAGGTAAATCTTTGCTGTTGCTTCGGTCGG belongs to Bdellovibrio svalbardensis and includes:
- the fliJ gene encoding flagellar export protein FliJ, producing MKFKFPLQKVLEHRKLKENLAQKDFQEVVTQLNEQQAVLDKMYQDVQDAHNRAGELTQMGGAQGPALSQIHEYLKGQKIRIAYQVVKVQEVEKLVEAKRELLRQAALDYKIMEKMKENKFEAYKAERISQDQKEMDEQAILRFKAVKES
- a CDS encoding magnesium transporter MgtE N-terminal domain-containing protein, whose protein sequence is MKSGYDQFFKNARKVADENGGVKFHKNPSAPRLHLDLASEDIEQQIRRRMKMTAPKKKKRTKVPWKMMGVSFIGLLVALWGFQNHDEVERLVKRVEFQMTGEAVAENTPAKPEAAVKEKTADGKEERDPAAEPKTSAAMTAEDLDHLTKLNDRKKELDAREEELARQETELQTQKVELDKRLKELEEMRGKISSMLEERVKADDQKIDTLVQMYSNMKAPQAAKVFETMDEDLVVELLGRMKKKNAADIMNLLKPEKAQIISEKYAGYKRR
- a CDS encoding flagellar hook-length control protein FliK, with product MLANIVGPPMVGATDLRSSPDKAIEKNLKGSSSESSFGKALQDKISVGAQKETKDLPRQEVRAKDSARDSKESNSRKEDKAQKPEDRAEQKVAKPDGTLKKKSANRQQAIKEFMDSFESEFEIPPTRLVEAMAQLDDSQLKESPEATADAVVDKLGLDDAQADKARAMYAALLTQLQQTPQSPKAPPEMAAGLGMSSSQNMQMRVAAAQEKQNALGTSLESFNKKFWMKPEAAAEQTAMPTLDGNLAQRMSMDDGEEGMDLTDSAMDSEVPGSAMPEAPQMKMPELPPHLQGQMKDAMSPALLAALAAKKAAASQQAAAAGGEAEDAPELSEEFMQALEAPRMEKPLQGPQMNNIQGKAAAQEFFQNESQGQSLMQNSKEFMQQGMGQEKEAAKGKLTAKSAEFKSTMTGLEGLQAQPLKGEALKFDPMTPMAPVAPGQVAGEKNEAAVKQLMNQAQYLIKNGGGEVKVEMTPEGMGTIHLKVMLQDGKVNLQMSADTQEAKKTIESSLAELKTSLAAHKLSMENVKVDVVNSTSTDTATQNQPNMNGQGQNNKEARQFWNQFNDNFGNQGRRESFGEFQNIKGYGGKSRDPLQPIDSAGAKTASRAVEGKGSGLNLVA
- a CDS encoding flagellar hook assembly protein FlgD; amino-acid sequence: MTMVNAKLGVNAFGATATKAESVNSAASTFSAQDKAKTGEEDIGSVANKLSDPNWIDPSKKVRATGNPSLDKDAFFKLMLAQMKNQDPTNPMKSHEMAAQLANFSSLEQMQNMNKTLEELKNAQKPSENFQALNLIGKAVAGDSSKVVRGLNDKDHDFRFSLPMDASEVSVKVRDGDGTVVRSYNLKGLKQGENKLTWNGEDERGVKAPVGEYQFIAEGKTSDGKKMGIKTDFDGVITGVSYSAEGPVLNVGNQAIRFRDVKKITDPRLMRNDQNVNDVTNLDLKKDDVTGQTKKEGNVESQKTSTEPAPVAKSKIMDTVGLSRDMMEKIAKETIK
- a CDS encoding TIGR02530 family flagellar biosynthesis protein codes for the protein MVDLKKIQTLDQLIPQQPGKVKQPALDGTGPSFKETLDNLGGMKPQNVGQINPQGLVKPADGVKFSNHAIERMKTRGISYSPEDITKLSDAISRAAAKGSKDSLVLMNDSALIVSVKNNTVVTVMDKNALKENVFTNIDSTVVL
- a CDS encoding flagellar hook protein FlgE, which translates into the protein MGILSSLYTGVSGMTAQGEALGVIGDNIANANTIGFKASRAEFQDIISKSLKGVLGGNQIGRGVKIGAVNPILTQGNVDATEKVTDLAISGDGYFKVKGSDGESYTRDGSFHFDREGFLVTNDNQKVQGFSTDDKGNILNKMSDIKFPRALIPAKASKEVKLDLNLDSRMEATKKFDIKDPYSTSHYSTGVEVYDSQGNKHLLSMFFNKTADRQWEYKGVVDGKEVTGGTDGALSEVCAGKLEFTVDGKLNKQTMTSSNFNFKGGALQDQQIKINFGDAIADGGKGLDGTKQYGKNSDLISWHQDGASAGTITSLSFNDEGILTAVYSNGQAQDLAQIALAKFENPEAMFKVGNNRLKESRDSGSASVGAPGAAGRGKLFAKSLERSTVDLATEFVNMIQNQRGFQANAKTITTTDELLNEVIQLKR
- a CDS encoding response regulator transcription factor; translation: MRCLVVEDDNEIATIVKQGLGELEGDVEVESNGRRAYERALTNNYDIIVLDLMLPEMDGYTFAKSLREKEINTPILILSALRELDDRLKGLSMGGDDYLTKPFAMAELQIRVKNLLKRAQKASEVTQLTFQDLKLNRLNRDVVRAGRKLDLQEREFVLLDLFMSNPNKIIGKQTILKEVWNYDFDPQTNVVDVLVCRLRNKLEKDFPTRLIYTVRGVGYVLKSS
- a CDS encoding sensor histidine kinase → MFLSRLKPTLFRISTKLTFAYSLVLILSSTLIFSYLYFQITHALQDQERVILQSKLEEYSNRIEIRGLKDFSEYFMYVPNYDRDAALLIGVFSPKNETIFFHEPFPSFKVDMELLKTELNQHRARSFDFSLPEISGNEAVLVLGRTLKNGTRLVVAKSTEGLGVQLRNLQKIFWWSLVPVALIGFLGGLFLSNSTLSPVREVINSMKKIEAGAFSTRVPLGDNEDELEELKVLFNKMLDKIENLVNGLRDAFDHLAHDIRTPVTRLRGRAEIALTSEGDVESYREALQSCFENSDKILNFLQVLTDITEAENRSRKLRLEKKFISELVREMMSLYEMAFEEKDIKVVQKLDTHDWAMVDARLISRVIANLLDNAHKYTPAGGTVTIETVNQTENVILRVTDTGPGIAADEHAMIWQKLYRIDKSRSEYGMGLGLTFVKAVVEAHDGKVSVRSPVHDGHGTEFEVTLQKMA